A genomic segment from Propioniciclava sp. MC1595 encodes:
- a CDS encoding TusE/DsrC/DsvC family sulfur relay protein: MPTCRIGGRPIDVNDEGFLTVYDQWDEELAPVLAGYAGIDELTDEHWKVLRFLREDYPARKETATLRRVTAVGGFDMKELFRLFPGKPAKKMSYIAGLPKPKGCV, translated from the coding sequence ATGCCCACCTGCCGCATCGGAGGGCGTCCGATCGACGTCAACGACGAGGGCTTCCTCACGGTCTACGACCAGTGGGACGAGGAGCTCGCCCCCGTCCTGGCCGGCTACGCCGGCATTGACGAGCTGACCGACGAGCACTGGAAGGTGCTCCGCTTCCTGCGCGAGGACTACCCCGCCCGCAAGGAGACCGCCACCCTGCGCCGCGTCACGGCCGTCGGTGGCTTCGACATGAAGGAGCTGTTCCGGCTGTTCCCCGGGAAGCCCGCCAAGAAGATGAGCTACATCGCCGGGCTGCCCAAGCCCAAGGGCTGTGTCTAG
- a CDS encoding NAD(P)/FAD-dependent oxidoreductase, with protein sequence MRRIVILGGGTAGTMVANKLRATEPPSALQITVVDRDDEHHYQPGYLFIPFGTYTRDQVVKPRRRFLRPGIDLVLAEIEKVDADAKAVHLAGERTLEYDTLIIATGVQPRPDQTPGADGPGVHHFYDLEASLRLKEALREFPGGRLVVHITEMPIKCPVAPLEFTFLADAWFRERGTRRKVEIVYVTPLDGAFTKPVASRELGGMFGKRDIHMETDFAVESVDTENQELVSYDERRIPYDLLVSIPLNMGPDYIARSGLGDEMNLVPCNQQTMQSLAHPDVFVLGDGGTLQTSKAGSVAHFAVDIFMENWPHYLAGEPLTHSFDGHANCFIETGHGKGLLLDFNYKTQPYTGSFPLPGVGPMALLKENRANHLAKLAFRGIYWEFLLKGRPLPFTTDMYLMGKNVEDEASGTSTPDLIKGLVGLRRSH encoded by the coding sequence ATGAGGAGAATCGTCATCCTGGGTGGCGGTACCGCCGGCACGATGGTCGCCAACAAGCTGCGAGCCACCGAACCGCCCTCCGCCCTGCAGATCACCGTCGTCGACCGCGACGACGAGCACCACTACCAGCCGGGGTACCTGTTCATCCCGTTCGGCACCTACACCCGCGACCAGGTGGTGAAGCCGCGGCGCCGGTTCCTGCGCCCGGGAATCGACCTCGTCCTGGCCGAGATCGAGAAGGTGGACGCCGACGCCAAGGCCGTCCACCTCGCCGGCGAGCGCACGCTGGAGTACGACACGCTGATCATCGCGACCGGCGTCCAGCCGCGCCCCGACCAGACGCCGGGGGCCGACGGCCCGGGCGTCCACCACTTCTACGACCTCGAGGCGTCGCTGCGCCTGAAGGAGGCGCTGCGGGAGTTCCCGGGCGGGCGCCTGGTGGTCCACATCACCGAGATGCCGATCAAGTGCCCGGTCGCGCCGCTGGAGTTCACGTTCCTGGCCGACGCGTGGTTCCGCGAGCGCGGCACCCGGCGCAAGGTCGAGATCGTCTACGTCACCCCGCTGGACGGCGCGTTCACCAAGCCCGTGGCGTCCCGCGAACTGGGCGGCATGTTCGGCAAGCGCGACATCCACATGGAGACCGACTTCGCCGTCGAGAGCGTCGACACCGAGAACCAGGAGCTGGTCTCCTACGACGAGCGGCGCATCCCGTACGACCTGCTGGTGTCGATCCCGCTGAACATGGGCCCCGACTACATCGCGCGCTCGGGCCTCGGCGACGAGATGAACCTCGTGCCGTGCAACCAGCAGACCATGCAGAGCCTCGCGCACCCCGACGTCTTCGTCCTGGGCGACGGCGGCACGCTGCAGACGTCGAAGGCGGGCTCGGTGGCCCACTTCGCGGTCGACATCTTCATGGAGAACTGGCCGCACTACCTCGCCGGCGAGCCCCTGACGCACTCGTTCGACGGGCACGCGAACTGCTTCATCGAGACGGGCCACGGCAAGGGACTGCTGCTCGACTTCAACTACAAGACCCAGCCGTACACGGGGTCGTTCCCGTTGCCGGGCGTGGGGCCGATGGCCCTGCTGAAGGAGAACCGCGCCAACCACCTCGCGAAGCTCGCCTTCCGGGGCATCTACTGGGAGTTCCTGCTCAAGGGTCGCCCGCTGCCGTTCACCACCGACATGTACCTCATGGGCAAGAACGTCGAGGACGAGGCGTCCGGCACCTCCACCCCCGACCTCATCAAGGGCCTGGTCGGCCTGCGCCGTTCGCACTGA
- a CDS encoding phosphotransferase family protein: MRQQVVDDVLVSKHPAGTVAADLAARLAAASTDPIRHLYAPPLSATPVPAPDGRLITLSPVTDPLPEDQPAPWHEAGALLARLHAVAVPDDLPEHGGRLQFEAAVAEADALHPGGSTDILRELGLHLLQSWPVPTRVAVVHGTFDLGRLGRLPGTETWLLTGAHTLGLGDPAWDLAGPAALWGTGLLDDASWFAFVGGYAAAGGRTPTEGQPWPGLDHPARCALLMATVAELRRCPGYPQPELSPAAEALLAACVKANGRRW; this comes from the coding sequence ATGCGCCAGCAGGTGGTCGACGACGTCCTCGTCAGCAAGCACCCCGCCGGCACCGTCGCCGCCGACCTCGCCGCACGGCTCGCCGCGGCGTCCACCGACCCGATCCGGCACCTCTACGCTCCCCCGCTGAGCGCCACCCCCGTGCCGGCGCCCGACGGCCGCCTCATCACGCTCTCCCCCGTCACCGACCCCCTGCCCGAGGACCAGCCCGCGCCCTGGCACGAGGCCGGCGCGCTCCTGGCCCGCCTGCACGCGGTGGCGGTCCCCGACGACCTTCCCGAGCACGGCGGACGCCTTCAGTTCGAGGCCGCCGTCGCCGAGGCCGACGCGCTCCACCCGGGCGGTTCCACCGACATCCTGCGCGAACTGGGGCTGCACCTGCTGCAGTCCTGGCCCGTACCCACCCGGGTGGCCGTCGTGCACGGCACCTTCGACCTCGGCCGGCTCGGCCGCCTCCCCGGCACCGAGACCTGGCTGCTCACCGGAGCCCACACGCTCGGGCTCGGCGACCCGGCCTGGGACCTCGCCGGCCCGGCCGCACTCTGGGGCACAGGCCTGCTCGATGACGCCAGCTGGTTCGCCTTCGTCGGCGGCTATGCGGCGGCCGGTGGGCGCACGCCCACGGAGGGCCAGCCCTGGCCCGGCCTCGACCACCCCGCCCGGTGCGCGCTGCTCATGGCCACGGTCGCCGAGCTGCGCCGCTGTCCCGGCTACCCGCAGCCCGAGCTCAGCCCCGCCGCCGAGGCCCTGCTCGCCGCGTGCGTCAAGGCGAACGGACGCCGCTGGTGA
- a CDS encoding aldo/keto reductase, whose product MTLVPEITLHDGTTIPQLAFGTWQVPDADVTPAVLHALETGYRHIDTAAIYGNEAGVGRAIAQGSVAREDLYVTTKLWNDAHQKADARRAIETSLEKLGLDHVDLYLIHWPSTVKYGDAYLEAWDALQEFKAEGLATSIGVSNFHAHHLDAISGEVPVVNQVEVHPTFTQVPLRTLCEEKGIKVESWSPLGSGADLGNGELADIAASFGRSVAQVIIRWHLQHGLIVLPKSVTPARIEENFAVFDFELDADTMARIDGLDAGNRVGSNPDTAGF is encoded by the coding sequence ATGACCCTGGTCCCCGAGATCACGCTCCACGACGGCACGACGATCCCGCAGCTCGCCTTCGGCACGTGGCAGGTGCCCGACGCCGACGTCACGCCCGCCGTCCTGCACGCGCTCGAGACCGGCTACCGGCACATCGACACCGCCGCCATCTACGGCAACGAGGCGGGCGTGGGCCGTGCCATCGCGCAGGGCAGCGTCGCCCGCGAGGACCTCTACGTCACCACCAAGCTGTGGAACGACGCCCACCAGAAGGCCGACGCCCGCCGCGCCATCGAGACCAGCCTCGAGAAGCTCGGCCTCGACCACGTGGACCTCTACCTCATCCACTGGCCGTCGACCGTCAAGTACGGCGACGCCTACCTCGAGGCTTGGGACGCCCTGCAGGAGTTCAAGGCCGAGGGCCTGGCCACCAGCATCGGCGTGAGCAACTTCCACGCCCACCACCTCGACGCGATCTCGGGCGAGGTGCCCGTGGTCAACCAGGTCGAGGTGCACCCGACGTTCACGCAGGTCCCGCTGCGCACGCTGTGCGAGGAGAAGGGCATCAAGGTCGAGTCGTGGAGCCCGCTCGGCTCCGGCGCCGACCTCGGCAACGGCGAGCTCGCGGACATCGCCGCGTCGTTCGGCAGGTCCGTGGCGCAGGTGATCATCCGCTGGCACCTCCAGCACGGCCTGATCGTGCTGCCCAAGTCGGTGACCCCGGCCCGCATCGAGGAGAACTTCGCCGTGTTCGACTTCGAACTCGACGCCGACACGATGGCCCGCATCGACGGCCTCGACGCCGGCAACCGCGTCGGCTCGAACCCGGACACCGCCGGCTTCTGA
- a CDS encoding ATP-dependent helicase — MTTEPGADVLERFSPATRAWFSSSFTAPTAAQAGAWSAISAGEHTLVVAPTGSGKTLAAFLWAIDRLSRGRTGEAERPPGTRVVYISPLKALAVDVERNLRSPLVGIGHAADRLGLPRPEVTVGVRSGDTPADQRRRFARNPDDILITTPESLYLLLTSQAREALRGVETVIIDEVHAVAGTKRGAHLALTLERLDALLPTPAQRIGLSATVRPIEEVARFLAGGRPVSVVQPPSEKQWDLRVVVPVEDMASLAAPPPEHEDGPRQVPSIWPHVEERIVDLVEAHRSTLVFANSRRLAERLTGRLNEIAAERAETQALGTQNPSLGQAKPKPSAQAPAQVMGQAGASAGAVPVIARAHHGSVSHDQRKQTEEALKAGHLPAVVATSSLELGIDMGAVDLVVQVEAPPSVASGLQRVGRAGHQVGAVSRGVFFPKYRGDLVATSVIVDRMRAGAIEQLHVPANPLDVLAQQVVAMVALDEWSVPDLLELVRRAAPFATLTRGVLDAVLDMLAGRYPAEEFAELRPRLVWDRVADTLTGRRGAQRIAVTNGGTIPDRGLFGVFIAGDGPGRRVGELDEEMVYESRVGDVITLGTSTWRIEDITHDQVLVSPAPGQPGRLPFWKGDTIGRPAELGEALGSFVRELSTSDAVGAAERLVASGLDELAASNLLTYVAEQREQTGQVPTDRTIVVERFTDELGDWRIVIHSPWGARVHAPWSLAIAARLRERYGVDVQAMHADDGIVLRLPDMGYADPTADPGDADAWGAPSAPPDLVEHIVLDPEEVTALVTELVGGSALFASRFRECAGRALLLPNRRPGHRQALWQQRQRSAALLEVASNYPAFPIVLEAVRECLQDVFDLPALVDLMGRIRDRRVQVVEVTTGRPSPFAQSLLFGYVAQFLYEGDSPLAERRAAALSLDPDLLAELLGTSDGLSLRDLLDPDALSRTYAELQHLADGRRARDPDELTDLLRVLGPLSTAELAVRSADPDAVPGWLADLESARRVVPAGLPGDEGRWAAAEDAGRLRDALGVALPPGLPAAFTDPVPDPIGDLLVRYARTHLPFTADEIAVRFGWALAHAVQGLRRLVADGRLLEGEFTPTMINFGQGARSASDREFVDPGVLRLIRRRSVAALRAEVEPVPAEDYARFLPAWQGVGGGYRGVDGVLRVVEQLAGVALPASAVETLILPARVRDYAPAMLDELCAAGEVGWRGQGGLAAADGWVTLWPTDLGPLGTVLAEPEGDLERGLVDALAAGGASFFGPLADAVGDPGGMAASDALWSLVWKGLVTNDTLAPVRARLGGGSSTHRARTAAPRTRYGRPRLRLPRAAAPPSVGGRWSLVEPGLWAAGTQAVGDGRAAGERVVLTAELLLDRYGVVTRGAVQSEGIEGGFAGVYKVYSAAEDAGRLRRGYFVEGLGAAQFATTGAIDRLRGVGRGAAGGALVLAASDPANPFGAALPWPGSGDYRPSRKAGALVVLDDGQLVAWLERGGRTALTWSTNPDQLRRTAEALAGLIHGGRVAALTVEKVDGAASLGADHPFVHALLAAGFHQTPKGVRLRR, encoded by the coding sequence ATGACGACCGAGCCCGGCGCCGACGTCCTGGAGCGCTTCTCGCCCGCCACGCGGGCGTGGTTCTCCAGCAGCTTCACCGCGCCCACGGCCGCCCAGGCCGGGGCGTGGTCGGCGATCAGCGCGGGTGAGCACACGCTGGTCGTCGCCCCGACCGGCTCGGGCAAGACCCTGGCCGCGTTCCTGTGGGCGATCGACCGGCTGTCCCGGGGGCGGACAGGTGAGGCCGAGCGACCGCCCGGCACGCGCGTCGTCTACATCTCGCCCTTGAAGGCGCTGGCGGTCGACGTCGAGCGCAACCTCCGCTCGCCCTTGGTCGGCATCGGGCACGCGGCCGATCGGCTGGGGCTGCCGCGGCCCGAGGTGACCGTGGGCGTCCGCTCGGGCGACACTCCGGCCGACCAGCGCCGCCGGTTCGCCCGCAACCCCGACGACATCCTCATCACCACGCCCGAGTCGCTGTACCTGCTGCTCACCTCGCAGGCGCGCGAGGCGCTGCGCGGCGTCGAGACCGTGATCATCGACGAGGTGCACGCAGTCGCCGGCACCAAGCGCGGCGCCCACCTCGCGCTCACCCTCGAACGCCTCGACGCCCTCCTGCCCACCCCCGCGCAGCGCATCGGGCTGTCGGCGACCGTACGCCCGATCGAGGAGGTGGCGCGGTTCCTGGCCGGGGGACGTCCGGTGTCGGTGGTGCAGCCGCCGTCGGAGAAGCAGTGGGACCTGCGGGTCGTCGTCCCGGTCGAGGACATGGCCTCGCTGGCCGCCCCGCCCCCCGAGCACGAGGACGGGCCGCGCCAGGTGCCGTCGATCTGGCCGCACGTGGAGGAACGCATCGTCGACCTGGTCGAAGCCCACCGGTCGACGCTGGTCTTCGCCAACTCGCGCCGGCTGGCCGAGCGGCTCACCGGCCGGCTGAACGAGATCGCCGCCGAACGCGCCGAGACCCAAGCCCTGGGCACCCAGAACCCAAGCCTTGGGCAGGCGAAACCCAAGCCCTCGGCGCAGGCGCCCGCGCAGGTGATGGGGCAGGCCGGGGCGTCCGCGGGAGCGGTGCCGGTGATTGCCCGGGCCCACCACGGCTCGGTGTCCCACGACCAGCGCAAGCAGACCGAGGAGGCGCTCAAGGCAGGCCACCTGCCCGCCGTGGTCGCCACCTCCAGCCTCGAGCTGGGCATCGACATGGGCGCGGTCGACCTCGTCGTCCAGGTGGAGGCGCCCCCGTCGGTGGCCTCAGGCCTGCAACGCGTGGGTCGCGCCGGCCACCAGGTCGGGGCAGTCAGCCGGGGGGTGTTCTTCCCGAAGTACCGCGGCGACCTCGTCGCCACGAGCGTGATCGTCGACCGCATGCGCGCCGGGGCGATCGAGCAGCTGCACGTGCCGGCGAACCCGCTCGACGTGCTCGCCCAGCAGGTCGTGGCGATGGTGGCCCTCGACGAGTGGTCCGTCCCCGACCTCCTCGAGCTCGTGCGGAGGGCCGCCCCGTTCGCGACCCTGACCCGCGGCGTCCTCGACGCGGTGCTCGACATGCTGGCCGGCCGCTACCCGGCCGAGGAGTTCGCCGAGCTGCGCCCCCGCCTCGTCTGGGACCGCGTCGCGGACACCCTCACCGGCCGTCGCGGCGCACAACGCATCGCGGTCACCAACGGCGGCACCATCCCCGACCGGGGGCTGTTCGGCGTGTTCATCGCCGGCGACGGTCCCGGCCGCCGCGTCGGCGAGCTCGACGAGGAGATGGTCTACGAGTCGCGCGTCGGCGACGTCATCACGCTGGGCACCAGCACCTGGCGCATCGAGGACATCACCCACGATCAGGTCCTCGTCTCCCCCGCGCCGGGGCAGCCAGGCCGCCTGCCGTTCTGGAAGGGCGACACCATCGGGCGTCCGGCCGAGCTGGGCGAGGCGCTCGGTTCGTTCGTGCGCGAGCTGTCCACCTCGGACGCCGTGGGTGCGGCCGAACGGCTGGTGGCCTCGGGGCTCGACGAACTCGCGGCGTCCAACCTGCTCACGTACGTGGCCGAGCAGCGCGAGCAGACCGGTCAGGTACCCACCGACCGCACGATCGTGGTCGAGCGGTTCACCGACGAGCTGGGCGACTGGCGCATCGTGATCCACTCGCCGTGGGGTGCGCGGGTGCACGCGCCGTGGTCGCTGGCCATCGCCGCCCGGCTGCGCGAGCGCTATGGGGTCGACGTGCAGGCGATGCACGCCGACGACGGCATCGTGCTGCGGCTGCCCGACATGGGCTACGCCGACCCGACCGCCGACCCCGGCGACGCCGACGCGTGGGGCGCCCCGTCCGCGCCGCCCGACCTCGTGGAGCACATCGTCCTCGACCCCGAGGAGGTGACCGCGCTCGTCACCGAACTGGTGGGCGGCTCGGCGCTGTTCGCCTCCCGGTTCCGCGAGTGCGCGGGTCGCGCGCTGCTGCTGCCCAACCGGCGCCCCGGCCACCGGCAGGCGCTGTGGCAGCAGCGGCAGCGGTCGGCGGCGCTGCTGGAGGTGGCGTCGAACTACCCGGCGTTCCCCATCGTCCTGGAGGCCGTGCGCGAGTGCCTGCAGGACGTCTTCGACCTGCCCGCCCTGGTCGACCTGATGGGGCGCATCCGCGACCGGCGGGTGCAGGTCGTCGAGGTCACCACCGGACGCCCAAGCCCGTTCGCGCAGTCGCTGCTGTTCGGCTACGTGGCCCAGTTCCTCTACGAGGGCGACTCCCCGCTGGCCGAGCGCCGCGCCGCCGCGCTGTCGCTCGACCCCGACCTGCTCGCCGAGCTGCTCGGCACGTCCGACGGCCTGAGCCTGCGCGACCTGCTCGACCCCGACGCGCTGTCCCGCACGTACGCCGAGCTGCAGCACCTCGCCGACGGACGCCGCGCGCGCGACCCCGACGAGCTCACCGACCTGCTGCGCGTGCTCGGCCCGCTGTCGACGGCCGAGCTGGCGGTCCGATCGGCCGACCCCGACGCCGTGCCGGGCTGGCTCGCCGACCTGGAGTCCGCGCGCCGGGTGGTGCCCGCCGGGCTGCCCGGCGACGAGGGTCGCTGGGCGGCTGCCGAGGACGCCGGACGCCTCCGCGACGCCCTCGGCGTGGCCCTGCCCCCGGGGCTGCCGGCGGCCTTCACCGACCCGGTTCCCGACCCGATCGGCGACCTGCTGGTGCGCTACGCGCGCACGCACCTGCCGTTCACGGCCGACGAGATCGCGGTCCGGTTCGGCTGGGCGCTGGCCCACGCGGTCCAGGGCCTGCGGCGGCTGGTGGCCGACGGACGCCTCCTGGAGGGCGAGTTCACCCCCACCATGATCAACTTCGGGCAGGGTGCCCGCAGTGCCAGCGACCGGGAGTTCGTCGACCCGGGGGTGCTGCGCCTGATCCGGCGCCGCTCGGTGGCGGCGCTGCGCGCCGAGGTCGAGCCGGTCCCCGCCGAGGACTACGCCCGCTTCCTCCCTGCCTGGCAGGGCGTCGGTGGGGGCTACCGCGGCGTCGACGGCGTGCTGCGGGTGGTCGAGCAGTTGGCCGGGGTCGCCTTGCCCGCGTCCGCGGTCGAGACCCTGATCCTGCCCGCGCGCGTGCGCGACTACGCGCCGGCGATGCTCGACGAGCTGTGCGCCGCCGGCGAGGTCGGCTGGCGCGGGCAGGGCGGTCTGGCGGCCGCCGACGGCTGGGTCACCCTGTGGCCGACCGACCTCGGGCCGCTGGGCACGGTCCTCGCCGAGCCCGAGGGCGACCTCGAGCGCGGCCTGGTCGACGCGCTCGCCGCCGGCGGGGCGTCCTTCTTCGGCCCGCTGGCCGACGCGGTGGGCGACCCGGGCGGGATGGCGGCGTCCGATGCCCTGTGGTCGCTGGTCTGGAAGGGCTTGGTCACCAACGACACGCTCGCCCCGGTGCGCGCGCGGCTCGGCGGCGGGTCGAGCACCCACCGCGCCCGCACCGCCGCTCCCCGCACCCGGTACGGACGCCCCCGGCTGCGGCTGCCCCGCGCCGCGGCCCCGCCCTCGGTGGGCGGGCGCTGGTCGCTGGTGGAACCCGGGCTTTGGGCGGCCGGAACACAGGCCGTCGGCGACGGGCGGGCCGCCGGCGAGCGGGTGGTGCTCACGGCGGAACTGCTGCTCGACCGGTACGGGGTGGTCACGCGCGGAGCGGTGCAATCGGAGGGCATCGAGGGCGGCTTCGCGGGGGTCTACAAGGTGTACTCCGCCGCCGAGGACGCCGGACGCCTCCGGCGCGGCTACTTCGTCGAGGGCCTGGGTGCGGCCCAGTTCGCCACCACCGGCGCGATCGACCGGCTCCGCGGCGTCGGTCGGGGCGCGGCAGGGGGCGCGCTGGTGCTCGCGGCGTCCGACCCGGCGAACCCGTTCGGCGCGGCCCTGCCCTGGCCCGGCTCGGGCGACTACCGGCCGAGCCGGAAGGCGGGGGCGCTGGTGGTCCTCGACGACGGGCAGCTCGTCGCCTGGCTCGAGCGCGGCGGGCGCACGGCCCTCACGTGGTCGACCAACCCCGACCAGCTGCGCCGGACCGCCGAGGCACTCGCCGGCCTCATCCACGGCGGCCGGGTCGCCGCGCTCACGGTCGAGAAGGTCGACGGCGCCGCCTCACTCGGCGCCGACCACCCGTTCGTGCACGCGCTGCTGGCGGCGGGGTTCCACCAGACGCCCAAGGGCGTCCGGCTGCGCCGCTGA
- a CDS encoding cyclic 2,3-diphosphoglycerate synthase: MSDVRRTVILGAAGRDFHNFNVLYRDDATREVVAFTATQIPDIAGRRYPAELAGERYPGGIPIVDEADLEDLIARENVDECVFSYSDIAHADVMHLASRCIAAGADFVLPGGAPSMITSTKPVISVCAVRTGVGKSQTSRYLVRILQELGKKVVSVRHPMPYGDLAKQAVQRFASYADLDAHECTIEEREEYEPHIDAGFVIYAGVDYEAILRRAEEEADVIMWDGGNNDLPFYRPDLHIVLADPLRPGDEAGYHPGEANVRMADLVIINKCDVASEDAIAQVEASVRGLNPDATVIRCDSPVTVEDPELVRGKRALVIEDGPTLTHGSMSFGAGVVGAKAAGVAEIVDPSPYAVASLAATYAKYPNARGILPAMGYGDAQIRDLEATIDAADADVVVSGTPIDLTRVLSVNKPMTRARYELREQQPGVLAEAVRKAIGG, from the coding sequence ATGAGTGATGTGCGCAGGACCGTGATCCTGGGCGCGGCGGGCCGCGACTTCCACAACTTCAACGTGCTGTACCGCGACGACGCGACCCGCGAGGTGGTGGCGTTCACGGCCACCCAGATCCCCGACATCGCCGGGCGCCGCTACCCGGCCGAGCTGGCCGGCGAGCGGTACCCGGGCGGCATCCCGATCGTGGACGAGGCCGACCTCGAGGACCTGATCGCCCGCGAGAACGTCGACGAGTGCGTGTTCTCCTACTCCGACATCGCGCACGCCGACGTCATGCACCTGGCCAGCCGCTGTATCGCCGCCGGCGCCGACTTCGTGCTGCCCGGCGGGGCGCCGTCCATGATCACCTCGACCAAGCCGGTCATCAGCGTCTGCGCGGTGCGCACCGGCGTGGGCAAGTCGCAGACCTCGCGCTACCTGGTGAGGATCCTGCAGGAGCTGGGCAAGAAGGTCGTCTCGGTGCGGCACCCGATGCCCTACGGAGACCTCGCCAAGCAGGCCGTGCAGCGCTTCGCGTCGTACGCCGACCTCGACGCGCACGAGTGCACCATCGAGGAGCGCGAGGAGTACGAGCCGCACATCGACGCCGGCTTCGTCATCTACGCGGGCGTCGACTACGAGGCGATCCTGCGCCGTGCCGAGGAGGAGGCCGACGTCATCATGTGGGACGGCGGCAACAACGACCTGCCGTTCTACCGCCCCGACCTGCACATCGTGCTCGCCGACCCGCTGCGCCCCGGCGACGAGGCCGGCTACCACCCCGGCGAGGCGAACGTGCGCATGGCCGACCTGGTCATCATCAACAAGTGCGACGTGGCGTCGGAGGACGCGATCGCCCAGGTCGAGGCGTCCGTGCGCGGGCTGAACCCCGACGCGACCGTGATCCGCTGCGACTCGCCCGTCACCGTCGAGGACCCCGAGCTGGTCCGCGGCAAGCGCGCCCTCGTGATCGAGGACGGACCCACGCTCACCCACGGGTCGATGTCGTTCGGCGCGGGCGTGGTCGGGGCGAAGGCGGCCGGGGTCGCCGAGATCGTGGACCCGAGCCCGTACGCCGTGGCGTCGCTGGCGGCGACCTACGCGAAGTACCCCAACGCCCGCGGGATCCTGCCCGCGATGGGCTACGGCGACGCGCAGATCCGCGACCTGGAGGCGACCATCGACGCGGCCGACGCCGACGTGGTCGTCTCGGGCACGCCCATCGATCTCACCCGCGTGCTGTCGGTGAACAAGCCCATGACCCGGGCGCGCTACGAGCTGCGCGAGCAGCAGCCGGGCGTGTTGGCCGAGGCGGTTCGCAAGGCGATCGGCGGGTAG
- a CDS encoding N-acetyltransferase — protein MHGIDTLERLLARTWPGLEQDHLGDWLLRAGHGWTGRANSALAVGDPGPSREEALDRVAAWYAARGLPPRVHVPLPLSGSDAAGEALLAACAARGWAAGPWTWVMTRDVGAGPADRPGPAASGLDLEWDDAPGDDWVSLVRGGSLPEHGRAILAAAGASRVALQVEVANKGAVALYRKLGYAEHHRYTYCAG, from the coding sequence ATGCACGGCATCGACACCCTCGAACGGCTGCTGGCGCGTACGTGGCCCGGCCTCGAGCAGGATCACCTCGGCGACTGGCTGCTGCGCGCCGGCCACGGCTGGACCGGCCGGGCCAACTCGGCGCTCGCGGTGGGCGACCCGGGACCATCCCGGGAGGAGGCCCTCGACCGGGTCGCCGCCTGGTACGCGGCGCGGGGCTTGCCGCCGCGGGTGCACGTCCCGCTCCCCCTCAGCGGTTCGGACGCCGCGGGCGAGGCCCTGCTGGCCGCCTGCGCGGCGCGCGGTTGGGCCGCCGGTCCGTGGACGTGGGTGATGACCCGGGACGTGGGCGCCGGGCCGGCGGACCGGCCGGGGCCCGCGGCGTCCGGGCTGGACCTGGAGTGGGACGACGCCCCGGGCGACGACTGGGTGTCGCTGGTGCGGGGCGGGTCGCTGCCCGAGCACGGGCGGGCGATCCTGGCGGCGGCGGGGGCGAGCCGGGTCGCGCTGCAGGTGGAGGTGGCCAACAAGGGTGCGGTGGCCCTGTACCGGAAGCTCGGGTACGCCGAGCACCACCGCTACACCTACTGCGCGGGGTGA